From one Peredibacter starrii genomic stretch:
- a CDS encoding ATP-binding cassette domain-containing protein — MLTGRLPQQGRTQAGSTNQNYLFHLDNLSVEYGSVKALKSVQLTIYPGEILFVTGPSGAGKTSLLNVLGGHLAPTSGKAILPQERNSKHFVSTVFQDLRLLQKKSCEDNLWLAYDSSIYNSKNDFYKEMTDLARHLQVHDHLNRKIEDCNGGFKSKVAMIRALLSRPTAVLADEPTAALDKDNSYRLFEVLNHYNHKKGLTLVWATHNKELIKQFPGKIAHLDQGRLVYSGHACFI, encoded by the coding sequence ATGTTAACCGGTCGTCTTCCACAACAAGGGCGAACCCAAGCAGGTTCAACTAATCAGAATTATTTATTTCATCTCGACAATTTGTCGGTGGAGTACGGTTCTGTCAAAGCTCTAAAATCGGTACAGCTCACAATCTATCCAGGTGAAATTCTATTCGTAACTGGCCCTTCTGGTGCCGGAAAGACATCACTTTTAAATGTACTGGGTGGTCACCTTGCGCCTACTTCCGGTAAGGCCATTCTTCCACAAGAGCGTAATTCAAAACACTTTGTATCAACTGTGTTTCAAGATCTGCGCCTTCTTCAGAAGAAGTCTTGTGAAGATAATTTGTGGCTTGCTTACGATAGCTCAATCTACAATTCAAAAAATGATTTCTATAAAGAGATGACGGATCTTGCTCGTCATCTTCAAGTACACGATCATTTGAATCGCAAAATCGAAGATTGCAATGGTGGTTTTAAAAGCAAAGTTGCCATGATCAGAGCACTTTTATCTCGTCCAACTGCGGTTCTCGCGGATGAGCCGACTGCCGCTCTTGATAAAGATAATTCCTACCGACTATTTGAAGTGTTGAATCACTATAATCATAAAAAAGGTCTGACTCTCGTTTGGGCGACTCACAATAAAGAACTTATTAAACAGTTCCCAGGTAAAATCGCTCACCTTGATCAGGGCCGCTTAGTTTATTCGGGACATGCATGTTTTATCTAA
- a CDS encoding kelch repeat-containing protein: MNRPLSLFLFLLSLQVSCNFQQINIDLADGKIATNNGGGTGNAPLVIPQNTWVPILVEGLVAGRGLHTTTKLNNGNILVAGGSTGFNAALFSELFDVAAGKNRVIAGTIIGRMWHKSLLLNSGQVLAVGGTDVSSAPISSCELFDPATETWALTGAMSSARTNTAIIKLQDGRVLATGGNNGAGILNSVEIYDPVTGSWSATGNLNTEREGHDIGILSDGRVFVTGGADSTGTPLSSVEVFDPLTGAWTFLSPMLDSRAGHRMVALDNGKFLVVGGYAYGMASNTSAIYDPILDAWTTAGQISVERIEFTLEKGLNGKVYLFGGMNVNSNLTDHVEVFDPDTNLWTFILHDSGKRLYHSSVLMGDGRILFSGGATTAVLRDSVIFDPADNSWEIYNLPFSERVFFSSTKLNDGRVVHIGGQGLGYVPETLMYTQDVNVSLMGNFRPSTAIGHKRIGPVSVKLNDGRVLVTAGQNDGGLLKTAFIFNPTNESWTQIPDLSTERLSSTAVLLNDGRVLIAGGSNAASTRLATTEIYNPTTNTWSPAASMNEARAVHSMVKLNDGKVLVAGGHNPAAFPMAPMRNTSEIYDPAMDTWTAVGTLTEGRVYAQMVKLNDGRVMIIGGQGNSGYLNSAEIFDPATNTWTLSAPMAHARNYHTALALPDGRVMVLGGMDGASAALNQTEFFDPQTGVWTAGPTLKFPRYQHTATFLNSGYILISGGMSTSGPLAIWEVFRP; the protein is encoded by the coding sequence ATGAACAGGCCTTTGTCCCTATTCTTGTTCCTCCTCTCACTGCAGGTTTCCTGCAACTTTCAGCAAATTAATATCGATCTAGCTGATGGAAAGATTGCTACCAATAATGGGGGAGGAACCGGTAATGCTCCATTAGTTATTCCGCAGAACACCTGGGTGCCAATTCTGGTAGAAGGCCTAGTTGCAGGCCGAGGACTTCATACGACGACTAAACTGAACAATGGAAACATTTTAGTTGCCGGTGGATCCACAGGATTTAATGCCGCTCTTTTTTCAGAACTTTTCGACGTTGCAGCAGGGAAAAACAGAGTCATCGCTGGAACTATTATTGGAAGGATGTGGCATAAATCATTGCTTCTTAATTCAGGTCAGGTCCTCGCTGTTGGTGGAACTGATGTTTCAAGTGCACCAATTAGTTCTTGTGAGCTTTTTGATCCGGCGACAGAGACTTGGGCACTGACAGGTGCAATGAGTTCTGCCCGTACAAATACCGCCATCATTAAATTACAGGACGGAAGAGTTCTGGCCACAGGTGGTAATAATGGAGCTGGCATTCTTAATTCGGTTGAGATCTATGATCCCGTGACAGGATCATGGTCTGCGACTGGAAATTTAAATACTGAGCGTGAAGGTCACGACATCGGAATTTTAAGTGACGGTCGAGTGTTTGTAACTGGCGGTGCTGATAGTACTGGAACTCCACTCAGTAGTGTTGAAGTATTTGATCCTCTAACTGGTGCCTGGACTTTTCTCTCGCCCATGTTGGATTCTCGAGCGGGCCATAGAATGGTTGCTCTCGATAATGGTAAGTTCCTAGTAGTGGGGGGATACGCTTACGGCATGGCCAGTAATACAAGTGCAATTTATGATCCCATTTTAGATGCATGGACCACCGCCGGACAAATTAGCGTAGAGAGAATTGAGTTTACGCTAGAGAAAGGATTGAATGGAAAAGTGTATTTGTTTGGCGGAATGAATGTTAATAGTAATCTAACCGATCACGTTGAAGTTTTTGATCCTGATACAAATCTTTGGACATTCATTCTTCATGATAGTGGAAAACGGCTCTATCACAGCTCAGTACTAATGGGCGATGGAAGAATTCTTTTTTCCGGTGGGGCCACCACGGCGGTACTAAGAGATTCGGTGATTTTTGATCCAGCAGACAACTCATGGGAAATTTATAATCTTCCTTTTTCTGAAAGAGTTTTTTTCAGTTCAACTAAATTGAACGATGGGAGAGTTGTTCATATTGGGGGGCAAGGCCTCGGTTACGTACCTGAAACTCTGATGTACACTCAAGACGTAAATGTATCTCTCATGGGAAACTTTAGGCCCAGTACGGCGATTGGCCATAAACGTATAGGACCTGTCAGCGTAAAATTGAATGACGGCAGAGTTCTTGTTACTGCCGGTCAGAATGATGGTGGTTTACTCAAAACGGCCTTTATTTTCAATCCCACTAATGAATCTTGGACTCAAATACCAGACCTCTCAACAGAAAGACTTAGCTCAACTGCTGTGCTCTTGAATGATGGACGAGTTTTAATTGCTGGTGGTTCAAATGCGGCCTCAACTCGTTTGGCCACTACTGAAATTTATAATCCAACTACGAATACTTGGTCTCCTGCTGCATCTATGAATGAAGCGAGGGCCGTACATTCCATGGTGAAGCTGAATGACGGCAAAGTTTTAGTGGCCGGTGGCCATAATCCTGCGGCCTTTCCAATGGCCCCTATGCGAAATACGTCTGAAATTTATGATCCAGCTATGGACACTTGGACTGCTGTAGGAACTCTAACTGAAGGAAGAGTCTATGCTCAAATGGTTAAATTGAATGATGGACGAGTCATGATTATAGGTGGCCAGGGTAATTCAGGTTATTTAAATAGTGCTGAGATTTTTGATCCTGCGACCAACACATGGACTCTGAGCGCACCTATGGCCCACGCTAGAAATTATCATACTGCTCTAGCTCTTCCAGATGGAAGGGTCATGGTATTGGGTGGGATGGATGGAGCCTCTGCAGCTTTAAACCAAACGGAATTTTTTGATCCTCAAACTGGTGTCTGGACTGCAGGTCCGACTCTTAAATTTCCTCGCTACCAACATACGGCGACATTTCTCAATTCCGGTTACATTTTGATTAGTGGTGGGATGTCTACTAGTGGGCCACTTGCCATCTGGGAAGTCTTTAGACCTTGA
- a CDS encoding murein hydrolase activator EnvC family protein encodes MRLSLILALTISISASAAVRRPTDELARYRTEVMEMGARLSTLEKEIGSKNNLYLSSIEQIKQFEGDIKLYREALKKKQVEVLSAQAENKRILKNYLLESENETTEPWQRKVHLELLKQAQNKLKNKETELASFNAKVAEFDVKLVDLRKNEEELSQVIQELEARKKTAMDSYLTKVEKKKKMESVVQVKKLEKRIAVVKKELSVAPVIEKKPDRFFHRPVDDYLSFTASPKGVTFKYQSAQPVKAVGGGKVVFAGDLAAYGQVVLIDHGNDLRTVLLGKMNVRVKKNDSVHDGDILAYTLNDTAEPQNLYFEVRKKNTAQNTILWLEQSGVSKI; translated from the coding sequence ATGAGATTAAGTCTCATCCTCGCACTCACAATCTCAATTAGCGCATCAGCGGCGGTCAGACGCCCAACTGATGAACTTGCTCGTTACCGCACTGAAGTGATGGAAATGGGCGCTCGTCTATCGACTCTCGAAAAAGAGATCGGTTCGAAGAACAATTTATATCTTTCAAGCATTGAGCAAATCAAACAGTTTGAAGGCGATATTAAGCTTTATCGAGAGGCCCTAAAGAAGAAGCAAGTAGAAGTCCTCTCTGCTCAGGCCGAAAACAAACGCATTCTTAAGAACTATCTTCTTGAGAGTGAGAATGAAACCACTGAGCCGTGGCAGCGAAAGGTCCATTTGGAACTTTTAAAGCAGGCGCAAAACAAACTTAAAAACAAAGAAACTGAACTCGCTTCTTTCAACGCAAAAGTCGCAGAGTTTGATGTGAAGCTTGTTGATCTTCGTAAAAATGAAGAAGAATTGAGCCAGGTGATTCAAGAGCTTGAAGCACGTAAAAAGACCGCCATGGATTCTTATCTCACGAAAGTGGAGAAGAAGAAGAAAATGGAGAGCGTGGTTCAGGTGAAGAAGCTTGAAAAGCGCATCGCTGTTGTGAAGAAAGAGCTAAGTGTTGCTCCAGTCATCGAGAAGAAGCCGGATCGGTTCTTTCACAGGCCTGTTGATGATTATCTTAGTTTCACTGCCAGTCCAAAGGGCGTGACCTTTAAATACCAATCTGCTCAGCCAGTGAAAGCTGTGGGCGGGGGGAAAGTGGTGTTTGCAGGTGATCTCGCTGCTTACGGACAGGTGGTTCTCATTGATCACGGTAATGACCTTAGAACAGTTCTTCTCGGAAAGATGAACGTCAGAGTGAAAAAGAATGATTCTGTTCATGACGGAGACATTCTTGCTTACACTCTTAACGACACAGCGGAGCCTCAAAATCTCTACTTCGAAGTTCGTAAGAAAAACACGGCACAGAACACTATTTTGTGGTTAGAGCAGTCGGGAGTGAGTAAAATCTAA